One Syngnathus acus chromosome 13, fSynAcu1.2, whole genome shotgun sequence genomic window carries:
- the prx gene encoding neuroblast differentiation-associated protein AHNAK isoform X28, with protein MDPETFDEQTDQTPAKAAEPPVEIMVETEAEAGASGYSVTGGGERGIFIKDVLKDSPAAKHLSLQQGDQLLSAKVYFDNVRYEDALKILQCAEPYKVSFLVKRTIQGEDVYLRPRLPSVDIKVPNTKMAKMSVKAIKPFKAKKKRGGRFGLRRLKEKRREELVIEGTPPRLDISDVDVEFCLPKFKHRQSGHLEADGDSAAKAKRKIRFPGMKIKGQSGGKEDTGRLEAKVKVSPAEIPAAKVKAKGKAPKFGINFPKSKDAKSGSVELKKPGVNIASPSFEFSLPAGKGVEVEMGGASLNSPDVEFALPSIQADASLPAEKGKVEIKGPKVDVRRADAKVSMGKVDVETGKGDGKLQMPKLKLPKMRLSRHLDEKDDKMKVKAEGEISVPTVEIKGGSGIVVPEVNVTKGNVPSLPSVDISLPKVKGTSGMDVKTSIKKPGMDFSVPDVDLHVGRIPDEVEGTFKGPGISMPTLDISLPKMGSSNLDVDGAESRGKFSLPSAEIGVDMSRYIGGDGTFSLPSFDVSQSQKAHLKGPDVKGEFKMPSVDLTLPKGKDVDLNVPSISLPEGNVKLKGPEFKAGRMEMPDIDVSLPKGKLEGGVELQGPDIQGGKFKMPSLDVSLPKVNLPEGGVKLKGPELKGKTEIPDVDISLPKAEADFDIEGPDVKGGKFKMPTFNVSLPKVSLPEGGVKLKGPELKGGRMEMPDIDVSLPKGKFEGDLEFEGPDVKGGKFKMPTLDVSLPKVNFPEGNVKLKGPEFKGAKMDMPDFDVSLPKGKLEGDVQLQGPDVKGGKFKMPTLDVSLPKVNLPEGNVKLKGPEFKGGKMDMPDIGVSLPKGQLEGGIELEGPEVKGGKFKIPTFDVSLPKVNLPEGGVKLKGPEFKGGKMEIPDIDVSLPKGKVEGDVDFEGPDVKGGKFKMPTLDVSLPKVNLPEGGIKLKGPQFRGKMENPDVNVSLPKVEGDFDIEGPDVKGAKFKMPSLDVSLPKVNLPEGNVKLKGPELEGRKIEMPDLDISFPKGKAEGKLGIEGHVGKGGKFHMPSVDLSLPKIKTKGPEINVEGPEFKGGKVTSPSVDLSLPKVEGELDLKGPDVKGGKFKMPTLDVSLPKVSLPEGDVKVKGPGLKGVKLETPDLDVSLPPPKAEGDFDIKGPKAKGGKFKIPSLDVSLPKVHLPEGGVKLKGPELRKGKMEMPDLDVSLPKGKVEVDPGDLDIKGGKFKMPTIDVSLPKANLPKFDPKLETPNIKGKFEMPHLDTSFPKGKVEGDLDLEGPDVKGGKFQMPTIDLSLPKVSLPEGDIKLKRPELEGRKTEMPDLDISFPKGKMGIEAQVGKGGKFHMPSVDLSLPKMKTKGPEIKIEGPDFKGAKVTTPSLDVSLPKVEGELDLEGPDVKGGKFKMPTLDVSLPKVNLPEGNVKLKGPEFKGGKMDMPDIDVSLPKGKLEGGVELQGPDVKGGKFKMPTLDVSLPKVNLPEGGVKLKGPEFKGAKMDMPDIDVSLPKVEGDLDIEGPDVKGGKFKLPTFYVSLPKVNLPEGGVKLKGPQFKGKMDMPDADVSLPKGQLEGGVELQGPDVKGAKFKMPSLDVSLPKVNLPEGGVKIKGPELKGKMDIPDVDVSLPKAILTLKALISKEES; from the exons ATGGACCCAGAAACTTTTGACGAGCAGACA GACCAGACCCCGGCGAAAGCCGCTGAGCCTCCGGTGGAGATCATGGTGGAGACGGAAGCGGAGGCCGGAGCTAGTGGCTACAGCGTGACCGGCGGTGGAGAGCGAGGCATCTTCATCAAAGACGTACTCAAGGACTCGCCAGCCGCCAAACATCTCAGTCTGCAACAAG GTGACCAGCTGCTTAGTGCCAAGGTCTACTTTGACAATGTGCGATATGAAGACGCTCTGAAGATCCTTCAGTGCGCCGAGCCCTACAAAGTCAGCTTCCTGGTCAAGAGGACGATCCAGGGGGAGGATGTCTACTTACGTCCCCGCCTGCCCAGTGTGGACATCAAAGTTCCCAACACCAAGATGGCCAAAATG AGCGTGAAGGCCATCAAGCCATTCAAGGCCAAGAAGAAGCGAGGGGGTCGCTTTGGTCTGAGGAGGCTGAAGGAGAAGCGGCGTGAAGAGCTGGTGATCGAGGGAACGCCGCCCCGGCTGGACATTAGCGATGTGGACGTGGAATTTTGCCTCCCCAAGTTTAAACACAGGCAGAGCGGCCACCTGGAGGCCGATGGGGATTCTGCAGCAAAGGCAAAGAGGAAAATCAG GTTTCCTGGGATGAAGATAAAAGGTCAGAGCGGAGGAAAAGAGGACACCGGACGACTGGAAGCAAAGGTGAAGGTCTCCCCGGCTGAGATTCCTGCAGCCAAAGTGAAAGCCAAAGGAAAAGCTCCCAAATTTGGAATCAACTTTCCCAAGAGTAAGGACGCCAAGTCTGGATCCGTGGAACTGAAGAAGCCGGGTGTAAACATTGCGTCGCCGTCTTTCGAGTTCAGTTTGCCTGCTGGGAAGGGAGTAGAGGTGGAGATGGGGGGAGCGTCGTTAAATTCCCCAGATGTGGAGTTTGCCCTCCCTTCCATCCAAGCTGATGCATCTTTGCCCGCCGAGAAGGGAAAGGTGGAAATTAAAGGTCCGAAAGTTGACGTAAGAAGAGCCGACGCCAAagtttcaatggggaaagttGATGTGGAAACAGGCAAAGGTGATGGAAAACTGCAAATGCCAAAGTTGAAACTTCCCAAAATGAGACTATCGCGTCATTTGGATGAGaaagatgacaaaatgaaagtcAAAGCAGAAGGAGAAATCAGCGTTCCAACGGTGGAGATAAAGGGAGGAAGTGGTATTGTTGTCCCTGAAGTAAACGTCACCAAAGGAAACGTCCCATCTTTGCCTTCTGTTGACATCTCTTTACCCAAAGTCAAAGGAACATCAGGCATGGATGTAAAGACATCAATTAAGAAGCCTGGAATGGACTTTTCTGTGCCGGACGTGGACCTCCACGTAGGGAGAATTCCTGACGAGGTGGAGGGCACTTTTAAAGGACCAGGAATTTCCATGCCCACACTGGATATCTCTTTACCAAAAATGGGATCGTCTAATCTGGATGTTGATGGTGCAGAAAGTAGAGGGAAATTTTCTCTTCCTTCTGCTGAGATTGGAGTAGACATGAGTCGTTACATTGGTGGCGATGGGACATTCAGCCTACCCAGTTTTGATGTATCTCAATCACAAAAAGCTCATCTGAAAGGACCAGATGTTAAAGGTGAATTCAAGATGCCCAGTGTGGACCTGACGCTTCCCAAAGGCAAAGATGTGGACCTCAATGTGCCATCGATCAGTCTTCCAGAGGGTAATGTAAAGCTGAAAGGTCCAGAATTCAAGGCTGGGAGGATGGAAATGCCAGATATTGACGTCTCGCTTCCGAAAGGAAAACTAGAAGGTGGCGTTGAGCTTCAAGGCCCTGATATCCAAGGAGGAAAGTTCAAAATGCCATCGTTGGATGTTTCTTTACCAAAAGTCAATCTTCCAGAGGGTGGTGTCAAACTAAAAGG TCCAGAACTTAAAGGGAAGACGGAAATTCCAGACGTTGATATCTCGCTTCCAAAAGCTGAAGCAGATTTTGACATTGAAGGGCCTGATGTAAAAGGAGGAAAGTTTAAAATGCCAACATTTAATGTTTCTTTACCTAAAGTCAGTCTTCCAGAGGGTGGTGTCAAACTGAAAGGTCCAGAACTTAAGGGAGGGAGAATGGAAATGCCAGATATTGATGTCTCACTTCCCAAAGGAAAATTTGAAGGTGATCTTGAGTTTGAAGGCCCTGATGTCAAAGGAGGAAAGTTTAAAATGCCGACATTGGATGTTTCTTTaccaaaagtcaattttccaGAGGGAAATGTAAAGCTGAAAGGTCCAGAATTCAAGGGAGCAAAGATGGATATGCCGGACTTCGATGTTTCACTTCCGAAAGGAAAACTTGAAGGTGACGTTCAGTTGCAAGGCCCTGATGTCAAAGGTGGAAAGTTCAAAATGCCAACATTGGATGTTTCTTTACCAAAAGTCAATCTTCCAGAGGGAAATGTAAAGCTGAAAGGTCCGGAATTCAAGGGAGGAAAGATGGATATGCCAGATATTGGTGTGTCACTTCCCAAAGGACAATTGGAAGGTGGCATTGAGTTGGAAGGCCCTGAGGTCAAAGGAGGAAAGTTCAAAATCCCAACGTTTGACGTTTCATTACCAAAAGTCAATCTTCCAGAGGGTGGTGTCAAACTTAAAGGCCCAGAATTCAAGGGGGGCAAAATGGAAATTCCAGACATCGATGTGTCACTTCCCAAAGGAAAGGTTGAGGGTGATGTTGATTTTGAAGGCCCTGATGTCAAAGGAGGAAAATTCAAAATGCCAACATTGGATGTCTCTTTACCAAAAGTCAACCTTCCAGAAGGCGGCATCAAACTGAAAGGTCCACAATTCAGAGGAAAGATGGAAAATCCAGATGTCAATGTCTCTCTTCCCAAAGTTGAGGGTGATTTTGACATTGAAGGCCCTGATGTCAAAGGAGCAAAGTTCAAAATGCCATCATTGGATGTTTCTTTACCCAAAGTCAATCTTCCGGAGGGCAATGTCAAACTAAAAGGTCCAGAACTTGAGGGCCGTAAGATTGAAATGCCAGACTTGGATATTTCATTTCCTAAAGGAAAAGCAGAAGGAAAACTAGGAATTGAAGGACATGTTGGCAAGGGTGGAAAGTTTCACATGCCCTCTGTTGATCTTTCTCttcctaaaataaaaacaaaaggtccGGAGATCAACGTTGAGGGTCCTGAATTCAAGGGTGGAAAAGTCACTTCCCCATCTGTGGATCTTTCCCTTCCCAAAGTTGAAGGTGAGCTAGATCTCAAAGGCCCTGATGTCAAAGGAGGAAAATTTAAAATGCCAACATTGGATGTTTCTTTACCCAAAGTCAGTCTTCCAGAGGGCGACGTGAAAGTAAAAGGTCCAGGACTTAAGGGAGTAAAGCTTGAAACGCCAGACCTTGATGTCTCACTTCCACCTCCAAAAGCTGAGGGAGATTTTGACATTAAAGGCCCTAAAGCCAAAGGAGGAAAGTTTAAAATACCATCCCTGGATGTTTCATTACCAAAAGTCCATCTTCCAGAGGGTGGTGTCAAACTAAAAGGTCCAGAATTGAGGAAAGGGAAGATGGAAATGCCAGACCTTGATGTCTCACTTCCCAAAGGAAAGGTTGAGGTTGATCCAGGAGACCTTGACATCAAAGGAGGAAAGTTCAAAATGCCGACAATTGATGTTTCTTTACCAAAGGCCAATCTCCCAAAGTTTGATCCCAAATTGGAAACACCAAATATCAAAGGAAAATTTGAAATGCCACACTTGGATACTTCATTTCCTAAAGGAAAAGTTGAAGGTGACCTGGATCTTGAAGGACCTGATGTCAAAGGAGGAAAGTTTCAAATGCCGACAATTGATCTTTCTTTACCAAAAGTCAGTCTTCCAGAAGGTGATATCAAACTAAAACGCCCAGAACTTGAGGGACGGAAGACTGAGATGCCAGACTTGGATATTTCATTCCCGAAAGGAAAAATGGGAATTGAAGCGCAGGTTGGTAAAGGAGGAAAGTTTCATATGCCCTCTGTTGATCTTTCTCTtcctaaaatgaaaacaaaaggtcCAGAGATAAAAATCGAAGGTCCTGATTTTAAAGGTGCAAAAGTCACCACCCCATCTTTGGatgtttcccttccaaaaGTTGAAGGCGAATTGGATCTTGAAGGCCCTGATGTCAAAGGAGGAAAGTTCAAAATGCCAACATTAGATGTCTCTTTACCAAAAGTCAATCTTCCAGAGGGAAATGTAAAGCTGAAAGGTCCGGAATTCAAGGGAGGAAAGATGGATATGCCGGACATCGATGTCTCACTTCCCAAAGGGAAACTTGAAGGCGGCGTTGAGCTGCAAGGCCCTGATGTCAAAGGAGGAAAGTTCAAAATGCCAACGTTGGATGTTTCTCTACCAAAGGTCAATCTTCCAGAGGGTGGTGTCAAACTAAAAGGTCCAGAATTCAAGGGCGCAAAGATGGACATGCCGGACATCGATGTCTCCCTTCCAAAAGTTGAGGGAGATTTGGACATTGAAGG
- the pld3 gene encoding 5'-3' exonuclease PLD3 has product MKIDVPYEKLSDVFQRRSDSNSKAQTYSCCLVAVASIATLLLSAMALYNLLAPDASTETSKIAGDLRLDLKSCSDPCKISLVESIPEGLRFNSSDPSHGSTYQAWLQLMLQARSSVDIASFYWTLTNQDTGTHEPSADQGENVLKKLAELSGSLTVRIAVSAPQDGQTTEDLRRLNDSGADIRIVKMRELTTGVLHTKFWVVDKKHMYIGSANMDWRSLTQVKELGVVVYNCSCLAADLGKIFEAYWFLGTSQSIPSPWPSSFSTLYNKETPLKLRLNDTPSNVYLTSSPLSLCATGRTLDLESILNVMEDAQSFVYIAVMNYMPIMEFSHLRRYWADIDTQLRRVAYEKHVRVRLLISCWSHTPPAMLTFLKSLASVYDPKSKLDIQVRLFVVPASAEQKRIPYARVNHNKYMVTDQVAYIGTSNWCGDYFVNTAGSAIVVNQTATSSLEPSVQSQLRDVFERDWNSDYSVHLTQDSDIKNIC; this is encoded by the exons ATGAAGATTGACGTGCCCTATGAGAAG TTGTCGGACGTGTTCCAGAGGCGGTCGGACTCGAACAGCAAAGCTCAAACG TACTCCTGCTGTTTGGTGGCAGTAGCCTCCATCGCCACTTTGCTCCTTTCCGCCATGGCGCTCTACAACCTGCTAGCACCTGATGCCTCCACTGAAACGTCCAAAATCGCCGGTGATCTGCGACTTGACCTGAAATCCTGCTCGGACCCTTGCAA GATTTCCCTGGTGGAGAGCATCCCCGAGGGCTTGCGCTTTAACTCCAGCGACCCGTCTCACGGTTCCACCTACCAAGCGTGGCTGCAGCTGATGCTCCAGGCCCGCAGTAGCGTAGACATCGCCTCCTTCTACTGGACCCTCACTAACCAAGACACGGGCACCCACGAACCCAGCGCAGATCAG GGTGAGAACGTTCTGAAGAAATTGGCCGAGCTGTCGGGTTCCTTGACGGTCCGCATCGCCGTCAGCGCCCCGCAAGACGGTCAGACGACCGAAGATCTCAGAAGGCTCAATGATTCAG GGGCTGACATCAGGATAGTGAAAATGAGGGAGCTGACCACAGGGGTCCTGCACACCAAATTTTGGGTGGTGGATAAGAAACACATGTACATAGGAAGCGCCAACATGGACTGGAGATCCCTCACGCAG GTGAAGGAGTTGGGCGTGGTGGTGTACAACTGCAGCTGCCTGGCCGCAGACCTGGGCAAGATCTTCGAAGCCTACTGGTTCCTGGGGACCAGCCAGTCCATCCCATCACCCTGGCCCTCCAGCTTCTCTACCCTCTACAACAAAGAAACTCCACTCAAACTGAGACTCAACGACACCCCGTCCAACGTCTACTTGACG AGTTCTCCTCTGTCCTTGTGTGCCACCGGCAGGACGTTAGACCTGGAGTCCATCTTGAACGTGATGGAGGATGCCCAGAGTTTTGTCTATATCGCAGTCATGAACTACATGCCCATCATGGAGTTCTCACATCTCAGAAG GTACTGGGCTGATATTGACACCCAGCTGCGACGGGTGGCCTATGAGAAGCACGTGCGAGTGCGCCTCCTGATCAGCTGCTGGTCCCACACGCCGCCCGCCATGTTGACTTTCCTCAAGTCGCTGGCATCAGTCTATGACCCAAAGAGCAAGCTGGACATCCAGGTG CGACTCTTCGTGGTTCCAGCCAGCGCCGAGCAGAAGCGGATCCCGTACGCCAGGGTCAATCACAACAAGTACATGGTGACAGACCAAGTGGCTTATATCG GTACGTCGAACTGGTGCGGCGACTACTTTGTCAACACTGCAGGCTCTGCAATTGTGGTCAACCAGACGGCGACCTCGTCCCTTGAGCCAAGCGTTCAATCGCAACTAAGGGACGTTTTCGAGAGAGACTGGAACTCGGATTACAGCGTCCACCTCACGCAGGACAGCGATATCAAAAACATCTGTTAG